Proteins co-encoded in one Sulfuricystis thermophila genomic window:
- a CDS encoding flagella synthesis protein FlgN, with protein sequence MPPDQPSAAEALRTFIDLLRREQAALIKGDIEALAALIPEKSALAERLNGISPLEAEALRALAAEARDLNETNGKLIAVHLQRNQQALNVLLAAADNATVYGRDGQPQTGLGSRSLGKA encoded by the coding sequence ATGCCGCCCGATCAGCCTTCTGCCGCCGAGGCGCTGCGGACCTTCATCGACCTGCTGCGCCGTGAGCAGGCCGCCCTGATCAAAGGCGACATCGAGGCGCTCGCGGCGCTGATCCCGGAAAAATCGGCGCTAGCGGAACGGCTCAATGGAATTTCCCCTCTCGAAGCCGAAGCATTGCGCGCACTCGCCGCAGAGGCGCGCGATCTCAACGAAACCAATGGCAAGCTGATCGCGGTGCATCTGCAACGCAACCAGCAGGCGCTGAACGTCCTGCTCGCCGCCGCAGACAACGCCACCGTCTATGGCCGCGATGGCCAGCCGCAAACTGGACTGGGCAGCCGTTCGCTGGGTAAGGCCTAA
- the flgM gene encoding flagellar biosynthesis anti-sigma factor FlgM: MKIDNSLPPIGNTTTNPATRETKPAAAAATPSTGANTERIDISSLSAQLQKAGEAPFDATRVDGLRQAVAEGRFQINPERIADRLIDGIRELLTSRR; the protein is encoded by the coding sequence GTGAAGATCGACAACTCGCTTCCGCCCATCGGCAACACGACAACGAATCCCGCCACGCGGGAGACGAAACCGGCGGCTGCGGCCGCAACCCCCTCGACGGGCGCCAACACGGAGCGGATCGACATCTCTTCCCTCTCGGCCCAATTGCAGAAGGCTGGTGAGGCCCCCTTCGACGCCACCCGTGTCGATGGCCTCCGTCAGGCGGTCGCCGAAGGCCGTTTCCAGATCAATCCCGAACGGATTGCCGACCGCCTGATCGACGGCATCCGCGAGCTACTGACCAGCCGACGCTGA
- the flgA gene encoding flagellar basal body P-ring formation chaperone FlgA, producing the protein MPNLLRRAVFCALSSFVCLASAQQDAAPVKKAIDAWLKVQTRGLPGQVSWEIGGLDAGNQLAPCKQFDIGRPPGARTWGRTHLIVRCLDAGWRIYVPVHVRVKGDYLIAAKPIAQGQTISAEDLATQSGDLSELPPNILTDSALAIGKTASASIPAGRPLRADLLKTPLVIRQGQTVRIVSQGPGFAVSNEGRALTNAREGEIAQVRLVNGQVVSGTARADGSVEVGY; encoded by the coding sequence ATGCCAAACCTCCTCCGCCGCGCGGTTTTCTGCGCCCTGTCGTCGTTTGTTTGCCTGGCCAGCGCCCAGCAGGATGCGGCGCCGGTCAAGAAGGCCATCGACGCCTGGCTGAAAGTCCAGACCCGGGGGCTGCCCGGTCAGGTCAGCTGGGAGATCGGCGGCCTCGATGCCGGCAACCAGCTCGCGCCGTGCAAGCAGTTCGACATCGGCCGCCCGCCCGGCGCCCGCACCTGGGGTCGCACCCACCTCATCGTGCGTTGTCTCGACGCTGGCTGGCGCATCTATGTGCCGGTGCATGTGCGCGTGAAGGGCGACTATCTGATCGCGGCAAAACCCATCGCGCAGGGGCAGACGATCAGCGCGGAAGACCTCGCCACACAGTCGGGCGATCTCTCCGAACTCCCGCCGAACATCCTGACCGACTCCGCCCTGGCGATCGGCAAGACCGCGTCGGCCTCGATCCCCGCCGGCCGACCGCTGCGCGCCGACCTGCTCAAAACGCCCTTGGTGATCCGTCAGGGCCAGACCGTGCGGATCGTCTCACAGGGGCCGGGATTCGCCGTGTCCAATGAAGGGCGCGCGCTCACGAATGCCCGCGAAGGGGAAATCGCCCAGGTGCGACTGGTCAATGGCCAGGTCGTCAGCGGCACGGCCCGCGCCGATGGCAGCGTCGAGGTCGGCTATTAA
- the flgB gene encoding flagellar basal body rod protein FlgB: MIDRIEQDLSFFRHALGVRGYRQELLASNIANADTPHYKARDLDFKAALGAALGNGSSPSVPPVQLERTQPGHLGGNGASPFAGAMRYRAEYQGAVDGNTVNMDVERAAFAENAMQIEALIAFVNHRFRAMSSALQSQ, translated from the coding sequence ATGATCGACCGCATCGAACAGGACTTGAGCTTCTTCCGTCACGCGCTGGGGGTGCGCGGCTATCGGCAGGAGCTTTTGGCGTCGAACATCGCCAATGCCGACACGCCGCATTACAAGGCGCGTGATCTCGATTTCAAGGCGGCGCTCGGCGCGGCGCTGGGTAATGGCAGCTCGCCATCCGTGCCGCCGGTGCAACTTGAGCGCACGCAGCCGGGACATCTTGGCGGCAACGGGGCATCGCCCTTTGCCGGTGCCATGCGTTATCGCGCCGAATATCAGGGTGCGGTCGATGGCAACACGGTGAACATGGATGTCGAACGTGCCGCCTTCGCCGAGAACGCGATGCAGATCGAGGCGCTGATCGCCTTCGTCAATCATCGCTTCCGCGCGATGAGCAGCGCGCTTCAGAGCCAATGA
- the flgC gene encoding flagellar basal body rod protein FlgC: protein MSDFRIFAIAGSALTAQSARLNAVASNLANADSIAGADGRPYRAKQVVFQAMPVEGGGLGVRVTQVVESAAPLRMQYDPANPAADEKGYVALPNVNVVEEMVNMISASRAYQTNAEVMNTAKALLAKTLTIGQ from the coding sequence ATGAGTGATTTCAGGATCTTCGCCATCGCCGGTTCCGCGCTCACCGCGCAATCCGCCCGTCTGAACGCCGTGGCGAGCAATCTCGCCAATGCCGACAGCATAGCGGGCGCCGATGGCCGTCCCTACCGCGCCAAACAGGTGGTGTTCCAGGCCATGCCGGTGGAAGGGGGCGGCTTAGGCGTGCGCGTCACCCAGGTGGTGGAAAGCGCGGCGCCGCTGCGCATGCAATACGACCCGGCGAATCCGGCCGCCGACGAAAAAGGCTATGTCGCGCTGCCGAACGTGAATGTCGTCGAAGAGATGGTGAACATGATCTCGGCCTCGCGTGCCTATCAGACCAATGCCGAGGTCATGAACACCGCGAAGGCATTGCTGGCCAAGACCCTGACGATCGGCCAGTGA
- a CDS encoding flagellar hook assembly protein FlgD, whose translation MAATAVTTSQAEQIYQSLNPTRDKSLSVVNEAENRFLTLLTTQLKNQDPLNPLDNAQLTSQLAQISTVNGIEKLNAMLQTLLAGLQDTQAMEAAALVNRGVLVPGSSMALGEQGGIGGVELATPAEEVTVTIKDANGLVVRTLSLGAQDAGVVPFVWDGKADNGAQAAPGKYSYSISAKTGTTTSTPTALAYGLVQGVARGSNGLTLDVGPLGEFGFNDVKQIF comes from the coding sequence ATGGCAGCCACCGCAGTGACCACCAGCCAGGCCGAACAGATCTATCAAAGCCTGAACCCGACGCGCGATAAGAGTCTGTCGGTCGTCAACGAAGCGGAAAACCGTTTCCTGACGCTGCTCACCACCCAGCTCAAGAACCAGGACCCGCTCAATCCGCTCGACAACGCCCAGCTCACCTCGCAGCTGGCGCAGATTTCCACGGTCAATGGCATCGAAAAGCTCAATGCCATGTTGCAGACGTTGCTGGCAGGTCTGCAGGACACCCAGGCGATGGAGGCCGCTGCGCTGGTGAATCGCGGCGTACTGGTCCCCGGGTCGAGCATGGCGTTGGGTGAGCAGGGCGGCATCGGCGGTGTCGAACTCGCCACGCCCGCCGAGGAAGTCACCGTCACGATCAAGGATGCCAACGGCCTCGTCGTGCGCACCTTGAGCCTCGGCGCCCAGGATGCCGGGGTCGTGCCCTTCGTCTGGGATGGCAAGGCGGACAACGGTGCGCAGGCGGCGCCCGGTAAATACAGCTACAGCATCAGCGCCAAGACGGGCACGACGACCTCGACGCCCACGGCGCTCGCCTATGGCCTCGTGCAAGGGGTCGCGCGTGGCAGCAATGGGCTGACGCTCGATGTCGGCCCATTGGGTGAGTTCGGCTTCAACGACGTCAAACAAATTTTCTGA
- the flgE gene encoding flagellar hook protein FlgE gives MSFQQGLSGLNASSKAIDVVGNNIANSGTVGFKAANTAFADVFAATMNGSNQIGIGTSIASVNQQFTQGNITVTNNPLDLAINGQGFYRLSNNGAITWTRNGQFNVDKDGYIVNANGYRLTGYLANAQNVIVPSTPAEIFINTADLQPQATGSSPAGTGLQIGLNLDSRSAAITAAFDINDPTTYTSSTSATVYDSLGNAHLLSLYFVKTGPNAWNVYSNLDGGTPSAATAIAFDASGKLTTPANGIIPQSHAVTTGATSPLAFDLNLTGSTQYGNIFGVNSITQDGYASGRLTGLSVAADGTIQGRYSNGQTRDLAQVVLGNFNNPNGLVSLGNNQWGETADSGQPLIGVPGSGSLGVIQSAAVEESNVDLTAELVNMITYQRQYQANAQTIKTQDSILQTLVNLR, from the coding sequence ATGAGTTTCCAGCAAGGTTTGAGCGGACTGAATGCCTCTTCCAAGGCCATCGACGTCGTCGGCAACAACATCGCCAACTCCGGCACGGTCGGCTTCAAGGCGGCGAACACGGCGTTCGCCGACGTCTTCGCCGCGACCATGAACGGCAGCAACCAGATCGGCATCGGCACCTCGATCGCCAGCGTCAATCAGCAATTCACCCAGGGCAATATCACGGTCACCAACAATCCGCTCGATCTGGCGATCAACGGCCAAGGGTTTTACCGTCTCTCCAACAACGGCGCCATCACCTGGACGAGGAACGGCCAGTTCAATGTCGACAAGGACGGCTACATCGTCAATGCCAATGGTTACCGGCTGACCGGCTATCTCGCCAATGCCCAGAACGTGATCGTGCCCTCGACGCCGGCGGAGATCTTCATCAACACCGCCGACTTGCAGCCCCAGGCGACGGGAAGCAGCCCGGCCGGCACCGGACTGCAGATCGGATTGAACCTCGATTCGCGCTCCGCTGCCATCACGGCAGCCTTCGACATCAACGATCCGACGACTTACACCAGCTCGACCTCCGCCACAGTCTATGACTCGCTCGGCAATGCGCATCTGCTATCGCTCTATTTCGTGAAGACGGGGCCGAATGCCTGGAACGTCTATAGCAACCTCGATGGTGGCACCCCTTCGGCAGCGACGGCGATCGCTTTCGATGCCAGCGGCAAGTTGACGACCCCGGCCAATGGCATCATCCCGCAATCACATGCGGTGACCACAGGGGCGACTTCGCCGCTGGCCTTCGATCTCAATCTGACCGGCTCGACCCAATACGGCAACATCTTCGGCGTCAACAGCATCACCCAGGACGGCTATGCCTCCGGCCGACTGACCGGGCTTTCCGTGGCCGCCGATGGCACGATCCAGGGGCGCTACAGCAACGGCCAGACACGTGATCTCGCCCAGGTGGTGCTGGGCAATTTCAACAATCCGAACGGTCTGGTTTCGCTGGGCAACAACCAGTGGGGCGAAACGGCCGACTCGGGCCAGCCGCTGATCGGCGTGCCGGGCTCGGGCTCGCTCGGGGTGATCCAGTCGGCGGCAGTCGAGGAATCGAACGTCGATCTGACGGCCGAGCTGGTGAACATGATCACCTACCAGCGGCAATACCAGGCCAATGCACAGACCATCAAGACGCAGGATTCGATCCTGCAGACCTTGGTCAATCTGCGCTGA
- the flgF gene encoding flagellar basal-body rod protein FlgF, whose translation MDRLIYTAMTGASGILSRQAAVTHNLANVTTPGYRAEEHRLRAVQVLTHNAAPAALPTRAFAVDASTHSDFSAGAMNYTGNATDVAVKGRGWIALALPDGSEAYTRAGGFEISENGLLQTKNGIPVQGDGGPLSIPPDSRITIERDGTVSVVPASGAQNTVNAVGRIKLVNPPEADLVRGPDGLFRLKSGDPAPQDETVTLAPGYLENSNVNPVEQMVAMISLARQFEMQMRVITAAEANDRAATQVLTPR comes from the coding sequence ATGGATCGCCTGATCTACACCGCAATGACCGGCGCGAGCGGCATCCTCTCGCGCCAGGCAGCCGTCACACACAACCTCGCCAACGTCACCACACCCGGCTACCGCGCCGAGGAGCACCGCCTGCGCGCGGTGCAGGTGCTCACGCACAACGCCGCACCTGCCGCGCTGCCGACGCGCGCCTTTGCGGTGGATGCCAGCACCCACAGCGATTTCAGCGCAGGGGCGATGAACTACACCGGCAACGCCACCGATGTCGCGGTCAAAGGCCGTGGCTGGATCGCGCTCGCCCTGCCCGACGGCAGCGAAGCCTATACGCGCGCCGGCGGTTTCGAGATTTCGGAAAACGGCCTGCTGCAGACCAAGAACGGTATCCCGGTGCAGGGCGATGGTGGCCCGTTGAGCATCCCGCCGGATTCGCGCATCACCATCGAGCGCGACGGCACGGTCTCCGTGGTGCCGGCCAGCGGCGCACAAAACACCGTGAATGCGGTTGGCCGCATCAAGCTGGTCAATCCGCCGGAAGCCGATCTGGTGCGCGGCCCCGATGGCCTGTTCCGGCTCAAATCCGGCGATCCTGCGCCGCAGGACGAGACCGTGACGCTCGCTCCCGGCTATCTCGAAAACAGCAACGTCAATCCGGTCGAGCAGATGGTGGCGATGATCTCGCTCGCCCGGCAGTTCGAAATGCAGATGCGCGTGATCACCGCGGCGGAAGCCAACGACCGTGCCGCCACGCAAGTGCTCACCCCGCGCTGA
- the flgG gene encoding flagellar basal-body rod protein FlgG — protein MIRSLWIAKTGLDAQQTNLDVISHNLANVSTNGYKRQRAVFEDLLYQNLRQPGAQSTQQTQIPSGLQLGVGVRTVATEHIHTQGNLQKTENPLDIAINGQGFFQIQMPDGTLAYTRDGAFQRDSTGQIVTSSGYPLSPAITIPADAISVTISRDGIVSVLQAGQATPTQVGNIQLATFINNGGLQSIGENLFVETASSGTPTPNTPGSNGAGLLNQGYVETSNVNVAEELVTMIQTQRAYELNSKVVSTSDQMLGRLTQL, from the coding sequence ATGATCCGTTCCCTGTGGATTGCCAAGACCGGCCTGGATGCCCAGCAGACCAATCTCGACGTCATTTCGCACAACCTGGCGAACGTCAGCACCAATGGCTACAAGCGTCAGCGCGCGGTGTTCGAGGACCTGCTCTACCAGAACCTGCGCCAGCCGGGCGCGCAATCGACGCAACAGACGCAGATTCCTTCCGGCCTGCAACTGGGCGTCGGCGTGCGCACCGTCGCCACCGAGCACATCCACACCCAGGGCAATCTGCAAAAGACCGAAAACCCGCTCGACATCGCGATCAACGGTCAGGGCTTCTTCCAGATCCAGATGCCCGACGGCACGCTGGCCTACACGCGCGACGGCGCCTTCCAGCGCGATAGCACCGGCCAGATCGTCACCTCGAGCGGCTATCCGCTCTCGCCGGCCATCACCATTCCCGCCGATGCGATCAGCGTGACGATCAGCCGCGACGGCATCGTTTCGGTGCTGCAGGCCGGTCAGGCGACGCCCACCCAGGTCGGCAACATCCAGCTGGCGACCTTCATCAACAACGGCGGATTGCAAAGCATCGGCGAGAACCTCTTCGTCGAAACCGCCTCGTCCGGCACGCCGACACCGAACACACCGGGCTCGAACGGTGCGGGCCTACTCAATCAGGGCTATGTCGAAACCTCGAACGTCAATGTCGCCGAGGAACTGGTGACGATGATCCAGACCCAGCGCGCCTACGAGCTGAATTCCAAGGTGGTGTCGACCTCCGACCAGATGCTCGGTCGGCTCACGCAACTGTGA
- a CDS encoding flagellar basal body L-ring protein FlgH, which translates to MKTFFTALLAGLALTGCVTTTPPTAVHQPMTVRPEPRVATTPSNGSIYNVATARPLFEDRRARFVGDTLTINITEKTAAAKKSDTKADRGYDTKLGVPTVAGLPFKTVQGTTLAANSATKFEGSGENTSSYNFTGTLTVTVIEVYPNGNLLVSGEKQIGLKEGEEFIRFSGVVNPDTITTANTVQSTQVADARIEYKANGFLDSAQVMGWLGRFFLSFLPF; encoded by the coding sequence ATGAAAACCTTTTTTACCGCACTGCTCGCCGGGCTGGCGCTGACCGGCTGCGTGACGACGACACCGCCGACCGCGGTGCATCAGCCGATGACCGTGCGGCCGGAGCCGCGCGTCGCCACCACGCCCAGCAACGGCAGCATCTACAATGTCGCCACCGCCCGACCGCTGTTCGAGGACCGGCGCGCGCGCTTCGTCGGCGACACGCTGACCATCAACATCACCGAGAAGACTGCGGCAGCGAAGAAGTCGGACACCAAGGCCGACCGCGGCTACGACACCAAGCTCGGCGTGCCGACGGTGGCCGGCCTGCCGTTCAAGACCGTGCAGGGCACCACGCTCGCCGCCAACAGCGCCACCAAGTTCGAAGGCTCGGGCGAGAACACCTCGTCGTACAACTTCACCGGCACGCTGACGGTGACGGTGATCGAGGTGTATCCGAACGGCAATCTGCTCGTCTCCGGCGAGAAGCAGATCGGCCTCAAGGAAGGCGAGGAGTTCATCCGCTTCTCCGGCGTGGTCAATCCGGACACCATCACGACGGCCAATACCGTGCAATCGACCCAGGTCGCCGATGCACGCATCGAATACAAGGCAAATGGCTTTCTTGATTCGGCCCAGGTCATGGGCTGGCTTGGGCGATTCTTTCTCAGTTTCCTGCCCTTCTGA
- a CDS encoding flagellar basal body P-ring protein FlgI: MSTVHKFLIGVMWLFAMLMVADAARAERIKEIATISGVRNNQIVGYGIVVGLDGTGDQTTQTPFTVQGMINMLSRMGVNLPPGQSLQLKNVAAVMVTAELPPFARIGQPLDVTVSSIGNAKSLRGGTLVMTPLKGADGQVYAMAQGNVVVVGAGAAGGGAKTTVNHLAAGRIVNGATVEREVPLSLAQGDSIDFELKRSDFGTAQRVAEAIDQAMGFGVATAIDGRRVQVRLPAAPEARVAFLGRIENLEVTPVELAAKVIVNARTGSVVMNRAVTIEECAVAHGNLSVTIAPQTNVSQPAPLSAGQTVATTNTNIDIKQEERQLIQLKSGANLADVVKALNAVGANPQDLIAILQAMKQSGSLRAELEII; this comes from the coding sequence ATGAGCACCGTGCATAAATTCCTCATCGGCGTGATGTGGCTGTTCGCCATGCTCATGGTGGCCGATGCCGCGCGTGCCGAGCGCATCAAGGAGATCGCGACGATTTCCGGGGTGCGCAACAACCAAATCGTCGGTTATGGCATCGTCGTCGGCCTCGATGGCACCGGCGACCAGACGACGCAGACGCCCTTCACGGTGCAGGGCATGATCAACATGCTCTCGCGCATGGGCGTCAATCTGCCACCGGGGCAGTCGTTGCAGTTGAAGAACGTCGCAGCCGTCATGGTGACGGCCGAGCTGCCGCCCTTCGCGCGCATCGGCCAGCCGCTCGACGTCACGGTCTCGTCGATCGGCAACGCCAAAAGCTTGCGCGGCGGCACGCTGGTGATGACGCCGCTCAAGGGCGCCGACGGCCAGGTGTATGCGATGGCACAGGGCAACGTCGTCGTGGTCGGCGCGGGCGCCGCGGGCGGCGGCGCGAAGACGACGGTGAATCATCTGGCCGCCGGGCGCATCGTCAATGGTGCGACGGTCGAACGCGAAGTGCCGCTCTCGCTCGCCCAGGGCGACAGCATCGATTTCGAGCTCAAGCGCAGCGATTTCGGCACCGCACAACGCGTGGCCGAAGCGATCGATCAGGCGATGGGGTTTGGCGTCGCGACCGCGATCGATGGCCGTCGGGTGCAGGTGAGACTCCCGGCTGCGCCAGAGGCACGCGTCGCCTTCCTGGGCAGGATCGAGAACCTCGAAGTGACACCGGTCGAACTGGCGGCCAAGGTGATCGTCAATGCGCGCACCGGCTCGGTGGTGATGAACCGCGCGGTGACCATCGAAGAGTGCGCGGTGGCGCATGGCAATCTCTCGGTCACCATCGCGCCGCAGACGAACGTCAGCCAGCCGGCGCCGCTCTCCGCCGGCCAGACGGTAGCGACTACCAACACCAACATCGACATCAAGCAGGAAGAGCGTCAGCTCATCCAGCTCAAATCCGGCGCCAATCTCGCCGATGTGGTCAAGGCGCTCAACGCCGTCGGCGCCAATCCGCAAGATCTGATTGCGATCCTGCAGGCGATGAAGCAGTCGGGATCATTGCGTGCCGAACTCGAAATCATCTGA
- the flgJ gene encoding flagellar assembly peptidoglycan hydrolase FlgJ, whose translation MNPAIPSVFDAQALTALKSGLRKDDPQALRAAAQQFEALFLQMVMKSMRAAAPQDGPFDSDQTRFYQELLDAQLAQVMASKGGTGLAALIERQLAPVAGGAVSEEGLPLTPPQTPLPFGSGRAYPLPGTERAAPGFPLSGSPVRPAAPASAKGAVPPAPTFRSESAPGGTFPFPPAPSFRSDSAPGGTSSFSTEQSSFVANVWPHAIEAGRASGIPPQFIVAHAALESGWGKSEPRFADGRPSYNLFGLKAGSGWTGATIEAATTEYVNGVAERRIERFRAYASYAEAFADYAQLLAGTPRYARLLGNTDAAGFAQGLQRAGYATDPDYAGKLLRVLRAFG comes from the coding sequence ATGAATCCCGCGATTCCCTCGGTGTTCGATGCCCAGGCGCTGACGGCGCTGAAAAGTGGCCTGCGCAAGGACGATCCGCAGGCGTTGCGCGCGGCCGCGCAGCAGTTCGAAGCGCTGTTCCTGCAGATGGTGATGAAGTCGATGCGTGCCGCCGCACCGCAGGATGGACCCTTCGACAGCGACCAGACGCGCTTTTATCAGGAGCTGCTCGACGCCCAGCTCGCGCAGGTGATGGCCAGCAAGGGCGGCACTGGACTCGCGGCGCTGATCGAGCGCCAGCTCGCGCCCGTTGCGGGCGGCGCCGTGAGCGAGGAGGGCTTACCGCTCACGCCTCCGCAGACACCGCTGCCATTCGGCTCTGGACGTGCCTATCCCTTGCCCGGCACGGAAAGGGCTGCGCCGGGCTTTCCACTCTCGGGTAGCCCAGTGCGGCCGGCTGCGCCGGCAAGCGCCAAGGGTGCCGTCCCGCCAGCGCCGACTTTCCGAAGCGAGTCGGCGCCCGGCGGGACGTTTCCATTTCCGCCAGCGCCGAGTTTTCGAAGTGACTCGGCGCCCGGCGGGACATCCTCATTTTCGACCGAGCAGTCTTCCTTCGTGGCGAATGTTTGGCCGCATGCGATCGAGGCTGGGCGGGCGAGCGGCATTCCGCCGCAGTTCATCGTCGCCCATGCGGCGCTGGAGTCCGGCTGGGGCAAGAGCGAACCCCGTTTTGCCGACGGCCGGCCGAGTTACAACCTGTTCGGCCTCAAGGCGGGCAGCGGTTGGACGGGCGCCACCATCGAGGCAGCGACCACCGAATACGTCAATGGCGTTGCCGAGCGGCGCATCGAGCGCTTCCGCGCCTATGCCTCCTATGCCGAGGCCTTCGCCGATTACGCCCAACTGCTCGCCGGCACGCCCCGTTACGCGCGGCTCCTCGGCAACACGGATGCCGCCGGCTTCGCGCAGGGCCTGCAACGCGCCGGTTATGCCACTGATCCGGACTACGCCGGCAAGTTGCTGCGCGTGCTACGCGCCTTCGGTTGA
- a CDS encoding motility associated factor glycosyltransferase family protein — MTPLQQAYLTKLHATAAANLEFFKLNMPQIYQRIVAASPLPTLDISDQGDLALRYPDGTMKPVTPYYVAQEARFAEFADLKTRPQLLAFHNLRAVSEQPSYGDMQRYHYSNLDVEFRNRVCRHFVEHYPDATGLNRYPVFGSAKGIPLLLVLGSGLGGHLDRLVLEYDVRYLVVMETDEDAFRVSLFFQDYVQLSRLAMEKGTDLAFILGPDIEHITRGLMGMLRQSLPPFIVHGAALFYAMPEGERLEAIKTSVTDTLWQMFFGLGYFDDELIGIRHTFRNLEKQWPAYLATRVVDEEAVAFIIGSGPSLDGLLPLLEKYHDRAVLISCGTALGPLAHAGIVPDFHVEKERPGIVYEVITRTVPEAFRKQVHLLGLNVVMPEVFDLFGEGTVVIKEADTMGNLLRQRAGIAAPALDTQPTVSNMAMSLALSLGFKRIYLFGVDMGYRDTERHHSRHTAYLGKLPEAEHLKRLLSKRPTQEKTVPANFGGEAHTNNILEVSRLHLEVALLAHPGVRVFNLNDGVAIEGAMPLLPEQMALDATVEKWQVLEQIRSSRRHLAIDPEKLAAMLLEEIDDFISPLREIVSRPRFTRHDVIDTIIEIYRYVHGQIGKTAASDLYRGLILMLLSLTYNAISLIADEDEAVAKAEFDFLNLLDALETGRAKVLENLPG, encoded by the coding sequence ATGACGCCCCTGCAGCAAGCCTATCTCACCAAACTGCATGCCACCGCCGCGGCGAATCTCGAGTTTTTCAAGCTCAACATGCCGCAAATCTATCAGCGCATCGTCGCGGCGAGCCCCCTGCCCACGCTGGACATCTCCGACCAGGGTGACCTCGCCCTGCGCTATCCAGACGGGACAATGAAACCCGTCACGCCTTATTACGTCGCGCAGGAAGCCCGTTTTGCCGAGTTCGCTGACCTCAAGACCCGGCCGCAGCTGCTGGCCTTCCATAATCTACGCGCGGTGTCGGAGCAACCTTCCTATGGCGACATGCAGCGCTATCACTATTCGAATCTCGATGTCGAGTTTCGCAATCGTGTTTGTCGGCATTTCGTCGAGCACTACCCCGATGCGACCGGACTCAACCGCTATCCCGTGTTCGGCTCGGCGAAGGGCATTCCATTGCTGCTGGTACTGGGCAGTGGCCTGGGGGGGCATCTGGACCGACTGGTATTGGAATACGACGTCCGATATTTGGTCGTGATGGAGACCGACGAGGATGCCTTCCGCGTCTCGCTGTTTTTCCAGGACTATGTGCAGCTCTCCCGCCTGGCGATGGAGAAGGGCACCGATCTGGCCTTCATCCTCGGGCCGGACATCGAGCACATCACCCGTGGCCTCATGGGGATGTTGCGCCAGTCGCTGCCGCCCTTCATCGTGCATGGCGCGGCCTTGTTCTACGCCATGCCGGAGGGGGAAAGGCTGGAAGCGATCAAAACCTCGGTCACCGACACCCTGTGGCAGATGTTCTTTGGGCTGGGTTATTTCGACGATGAGCTGATCGGCATCCGCCACACCTTCCGCAATCTGGAGAAGCAATGGCCTGCCTATCTGGCGACCCGCGTAGTGGACGAGGAAGCAGTCGCTTTCATCATCGGCTCGGGGCCCTCGCTGGATGGCCTGCTGCCTCTGTTGGAGAAATACCATGATCGGGCGGTTCTGATCAGCTGCGGCACCGCTTTGGGGCCACTGGCGCACGCCGGCATCGTGCCGGATTTCCATGTCGAAAAGGAACGGCCAGGCATCGTCTATGAGGTGATCACGCGCACGGTGCCGGAGGCATTCCGCAAGCAGGTGCATCTGTTGGGGCTCAATGTCGTGATGCCCGAAGTGTTCGATCTGTTTGGCGAGGGCACAGTGGTGATCAAAGAAGCCGACACCATGGGCAACCTGCTGCGTCAGCGAGCCGGCATTGCCGCGCCGGCACTGGATACCCAGCCAACGGTCTCCAACATGGCGATGAGTCTGGCCTTGAGCCTGGGCTTCAAGCGCATCTATCTCTTTGGCGTGGACATGGGCTATCGGGATACCGAACGGCATCACTCGCGCCATACCGCTTATCTCGGCAAACTGCCGGAGGCCGAACATTTGAAGCGACTGCTTTCCAAGCGGCCTACCCAGGAGAAAACCGTGCCGGCGAATTTCGGTGGCGAGGCCCACACCAACAACATCCTGGAAGTCTCCAGGCTGCATTTGGAGGTAGCCTTGCTGGCCCATCCCGGCGTGCGAGTATTCAACTTGAACGACGGTGTGGCCATCGAGGGCGCGATGCCGCTGCTGCCAGAACAGATGGCGCTGGATGCCACGGTTGAAAAATGGCAGGTTTTGGAGCAAATCCGCTCGTCGAGGCGGCACCTCGCTATCGATCCGGAGAAACTGGCGGCGATGCTCCTCGAGGAAATCGATGATTTCATTTCTCCGCTTCGGGAAATCGTGTCTCGTCCGCGCTTCACCCGCCACGACGTCATCGATACCATCATCGAGATCTATCGTTACGTGCATGGGCAAATCGGCAAGACGGCGGCTAGCGACCTCTACCGCGGCCTGATCCTGATGCTACTCAGCCTCACCTACAATGCCATCTCCCTCATTGCCGATGAAGACGAGGCGGTGGCCAAGGCGGAATTCGATTTCCTCAATCTCCTCGATGCCCTCGAAACGGGGCGTGCCAAAGTGCTCGAAAACTTACCCGGCTGA